Proteins from a single region of Echeneis naucrates chromosome 14, fEcheNa1.1, whole genome shotgun sequence:
- the rnft1 gene encoding E3 ubiquitin-protein ligase RNFT1 isoform X1 yields MKLRVQNDRSDSRRALKLRESPTVMQPNSSEQEAHAGNGLSLTLQPELLTRTPAPGAAPTNSERNEVRVPMTSAAGESSGGPSSRRSRVSSHSHSHSHSHGHNRAQHHSNSETELDPPDSDLDSGEPSASLSELRCLLRWLQKSLPFLVILCAKLVIQHALGLAVGVGLFTTFLYVNKSIQTQVFLQDNHSKLQCLWLLLFLISSSLLLYYTFLTETLYHCLIFLSPTIEVLGFWEVLWAVGITNFVIKFLFMGIKCLILLLPSSLVTYKAQGRWLMLAEELGQVHQAMAPVSLWFRYLVINQEADGMPGLALGVLLALLYLILKLLGLYGQWSSILKTVRIFLKGEHTGTAASRSQCSEAGDICSICQGEFREPRALLCQHIFCDECIALWFNREKSCPLCRTVITEKVYKWRDGATSPHLQIY; encoded by the exons ATGAAACTCCGGGTGCAGAATGACAG GAGTGATTCCAGAAGAGCACTGAAACTGAGGGAGTCTCCTACTGTAATGCAGCCTAATTCAAGTGAACAGGAAGCCCATGCAGGAAATGGTTTATCGCTGACTCTGCAGCCGGAGCTTCTCACCAGAACACCAGCTCCTGGTGCAGCCCCTACCAACTCTGAGAGAAATGAGGTACGGGTACCCATGACTAGCGCTGCTGGGGAGTCCAGTGGAGGCCCATCATCCAGGAGGTCCAGAGTCAGCTCCCACAGCCACTCCCATTCACATTCACACGGACATAATCGGGCACAGCATCACTCCAACTCAGAGACTGAGCTTGACCCACCTGACTCTGATCTGGACTCAGGAGAACCCAGCGCATCCTTGTCTGAGCTTCGCTGTCTGCTACGCTGGCTCCAAAAAAGTCTTCCCTTTCTTGTTATACTGTGTGCTAAATTGGTCATCCAACATGCTCTTG GTCTAGCAGTTGGGGTTGGACTCTTCACAACTTTTTTATATGTGAATAAAAGcattcaaactcaagtctttctTCAG GATAATCACTCAAAGCTGCAGTGTTTAtggctgctcctcttcctcatctcttCCAGCCTTCTGCTTTATTACACTTTTCTCACTGAGACACTTTACCACTG CCTCATCTTCCTCAGCCCAACCATTGAGGTTCTAGGTTTCTGGGAGGTTCTGTGGGCAGTCGGAATCACCAACTTTGTAATAAAGTTTCTCTTCATGGGGATAAAGTGCCTTAttctgctgctgccatcttcACTTGTCACCTACAAAGCCCAG GGGAGGTGGCTGATGCTGGCTGAGGAGTTGGGTCAGGTGCACCAGGCCATGGCTCCAGTATCACTGTGGTTCCGCTACCTGGTCATAAACCAGGAGGCTGATGGTATGCCTGGACTCGCACTAGGAGTTCTGCTGGCTTTGCTCTACCTCATACTGAAG CTTTTAGGATTGTATGGACAGTGGTCATCTATATTGAAAACTGTGAGGATATTTCTGAAGGGCGAG CATACAGGCACAGCAGCCAGTAGGAGCCAGTGCAGCGAGGCTGGAGACATTTGCTCCATCTGTCAGGGAGAGTTCAGGGAGCCTCGGGCTCTGCTCTGTCAG CACATATTCTGTGACGAATGCATTGCCCTGTGGTTTAACCGGGAGAAGAGCTGCCCTCTCTGCCGTACTGTGATAACAGAGAAAGTCTACAAATGGAGGGACGGAGCCACATCGCCACACCTGCAGATTTATTGA
- the rnft1 gene encoding E3 ubiquitin-protein ligase RNFT1 isoform X2 produces MQPNSSEQEAHAGNGLSLTLQPELLTRTPAPGAAPTNSERNEVRVPMTSAAGESSGGPSSRRSRVSSHSHSHSHSHGHNRAQHHSNSETELDPPDSDLDSGEPSASLSELRCLLRWLQKSLPFLVILCAKLVIQHALGLAVGVGLFTTFLYVNKSIQTQVFLQDNHSKLQCLWLLLFLISSSLLLYYTFLTETLYHCLIFLSPTIEVLGFWEVLWAVGITNFVIKFLFMGIKCLILLLPSSLVTYKAQGRWLMLAEELGQVHQAMAPVSLWFRYLVINQEADGMPGLALGVLLALLYLILKLLGLYGQWSSILKTVRIFLKGEHTGTAASRSQCSEAGDICSICQGEFREPRALLCQHIFCDECIALWFNREKSCPLCRTVITEKVYKWRDGATSPHLQIY; encoded by the exons ATGCAGCCTAATTCAAGTGAACAGGAAGCCCATGCAGGAAATGGTTTATCGCTGACTCTGCAGCCGGAGCTTCTCACCAGAACACCAGCTCCTGGTGCAGCCCCTACCAACTCTGAGAGAAATGAGGTACGGGTACCCATGACTAGCGCTGCTGGGGAGTCCAGTGGAGGCCCATCATCCAGGAGGTCCAGAGTCAGCTCCCACAGCCACTCCCATTCACATTCACACGGACATAATCGGGCACAGCATCACTCCAACTCAGAGACTGAGCTTGACCCACCTGACTCTGATCTGGACTCAGGAGAACCCAGCGCATCCTTGTCTGAGCTTCGCTGTCTGCTACGCTGGCTCCAAAAAAGTCTTCCCTTTCTTGTTATACTGTGTGCTAAATTGGTCATCCAACATGCTCTTG GTCTAGCAGTTGGGGTTGGACTCTTCACAACTTTTTTATATGTGAATAAAAGcattcaaactcaagtctttctTCAG GATAATCACTCAAAGCTGCAGTGTTTAtggctgctcctcttcctcatctcttCCAGCCTTCTGCTTTATTACACTTTTCTCACTGAGACACTTTACCACTG CCTCATCTTCCTCAGCCCAACCATTGAGGTTCTAGGTTTCTGGGAGGTTCTGTGGGCAGTCGGAATCACCAACTTTGTAATAAAGTTTCTCTTCATGGGGATAAAGTGCCTTAttctgctgctgccatcttcACTTGTCACCTACAAAGCCCAG GGGAGGTGGCTGATGCTGGCTGAGGAGTTGGGTCAGGTGCACCAGGCCATGGCTCCAGTATCACTGTGGTTCCGCTACCTGGTCATAAACCAGGAGGCTGATGGTATGCCTGGACTCGCACTAGGAGTTCTGCTGGCTTTGCTCTACCTCATACTGAAG CTTTTAGGATTGTATGGACAGTGGTCATCTATATTGAAAACTGTGAGGATATTTCTGAAGGGCGAG CATACAGGCACAGCAGCCAGTAGGAGCCAGTGCAGCGAGGCTGGAGACATTTGCTCCATCTGTCAGGGAGAGTTCAGGGAGCCTCGGGCTCTGCTCTGTCAG CACATATTCTGTGACGAATGCATTGCCCTGTGGTTTAACCGGGAGAAGAGCTGCCCTCTCTGCCGTACTGTGATAACAGAGAAAGTCTACAAATGGAGGGACGGAGCCACATCGCCACACCTGCAGATTTATTGA